The proteins below are encoded in one region of Bos indicus x Bos taurus breed Angus x Brahman F1 hybrid chromosome 2, Bos_hybrid_MaternalHap_v2.0, whole genome shotgun sequence:
- the RPRM gene encoding protein reprimo: protein MNPALGNQTDVAGLFLANSSEALERAMRCCTQASVVTDDGFAEGGPDERSLYIMRVVQIAVMCVLSLTVVFGIFFLGCNLLIKSEGMINFLVKDRRPSKEVEAVVVGPY from the coding sequence ATGAATCCGGCACTGGGCAACCAGACCGACGTGGCCGGCCTGTTCCTGGCCAACAGCAGCGAGGCGCTGGAGCGCGCCATGCGCTGCTGCACCCAGGCGTCCGTGGTGACCGACGACGGCTTCGCGGAGGGCGGCCCGGACGAGCGCAGCCTGTATATCATGCGCGTGGTTCAGATCGCCGTCATGTGCGTGCTCTCGCTCACCGTGGTCTTCGGCATCTTCTTCCTGGGCTGCAACCTTCTCATCAAGTCCGAGGGCATGATCAATTTCCTGGTGAAGGACCGGAGACCGTCTAAGGAGGTGGAGGCGGTGGTCGTGGGGCCCTACTGA